The genome window TCTTGTTTAAATGTCTGTCCAAAAGTTTGTAGTCTTTCGTGATCGTCCATCCCCACCACCGCTGCCACGGCCACCATGTCTGATACCAGTACCGCCTTCAAGGGTTCCAAACAAGGATGATGTAAAACCTGCCCTATTTGTTCCAATATTCTTGCCTATTGTAATTACTGCCGTTGCTCTTTTCGGGCTCATATGGCAAGGTTGGAGATTTTACAAATATAGGCAGAACCAGAACGATTCGAGGAGAATAAGGAATTCTCCAATTTTGTTCCACACCCAAGATAGTTTTCGAGATGAAAATCAAGGGCCAGGAATTGATCACCCAATTTGGTACATCAATACTGAGGGTCTACAACAATCAACAATTGATTCAATCACAGTCTGCAAGTATAAGAAAGATGAAGGGTTGATTGAAGGCACAGATTGCTTTGTTTGCTTGAGTGAgtttgaagaagatgaaagtcTTCGTCTTTTGCCAAAGTGTAGCCATGCCTTTCATATTGCTTGTATTGATACTTGGTTGAGATCACACAAGAACTGCCCATTGTGTCGCGCCCCGATAGTCAGTGACGACTATGTTGCTCAATCCTCGGAGGCAAATTCAAATGATTTGGATTCAAGGGAGGATGCAGAAGAGGATAATGTAGTGAACAATGACAGTGAATTAGCAATCGAACAGATGGGAGGAGATGAAGTGAGGATTGAAGACCATAATAATCCAGTTGAGGCTAATAACACTAATGTTGAagatttgagaaagaaatcaaaacaTTTGATTTCGAGGAACTATCCTTCGAGGGTCCAAAGCGATTTAGCTGAGAATCGACAAGCATCGACAGAAGGAGGAGTACAACCTAGGAGAAGGTCAGTATCAATGGATTCATTAGTGTCAATTAAGAACTTGAAATCGAAGATTTATTCCAAGCGAAGGAGTGGAAGCTTTAGTATGATTAAACTGGCGAGGAGTTCTTCAATTGAGCCTATTTTGATGAAAAGGTCTTCCACCTCAAGCGGGAAGGCCTCTTCATCGTCAGGACGTAGTAGCAGCCATGACTCAATCCTTCCATTGTGACCTGCTTCTTTTGAAGGACAATCATCTGCCAAATAAGAAGAAACACAAGCTATTCCGATCCTCGGACGGGGATGATGGTTCATGGAACAGATTGTAAGTGCATATGAACAGATTGTGCAAATTTGTCCTACTGCGAGTGAATGACTGCAGCCGCCTCAGTTTTTGTGAACATGCAATTTTGCATTTCTTACTGCAGTTTATTGTGTCATCTACAAATAGTGTGTTAATTCTATTGCGAAAAAGTCTCATATCGCTAAAATAAAAAGTTTGATGGGTAGTTTATAACCGCGTTTGTTTATCGTCTTAATAAACGCGTTTTAAGGTCGTGAATACACCCTGGAAGCTCTGTTATGAGTTGGGCTAGGACTTTGGACGTGGAAAAACACGAACACTATCTTATGCTTCTACTTCTCTCAGAAGTCCTTGAAAGCCATTTATAAGTATAGAATAATTTTAcagtagatatatatacattctTTAACCAGCTGCACAACCC of Tripterygium wilfordii isolate XIE 37 chromosome 13, ASM1340144v1, whole genome shotgun sequence contains these proteins:
- the LOC120012830 gene encoding E3 ubiquitin-protein ligase RING1-like, which gives rise to MSVQKFVVFRDRPSPPPLPRPPCLIPVPPSRVPNKDDVKPALFVPIFLPIVITAVALFGLIWQGWRFYKYRQNQNDSRRIRNSPILFHTQDSFRDENQGPGIDHPIWYINTEGLQQSTIDSITVCKYKKDEGLIEGTDCFVCLSEFEEDESLRLLPKCSHAFHIACIDTWLRSHKNCPLCRAPIVSDDYVAQSSEANSNDLDSREDAEEDNVVNNDSELAIEQMGGDEVRIEDHNNPVEANNTNVEDLRKKSKHLISRNYPSRVQSDLAENRQASTEGGVQPRRRSVSMDSLVSIKNLKSKIYSKRRSGSFSMIKLARSSSIEPILMKRSSTSSGKASSSSGRSSSHDSILPL